In Bythopirellula goksoeyrii, a single window of DNA contains:
- the flgN gene encoding flagellar export chaperone FlgN has protein sequence MTDLSTVKLAELVSKRHACLMQLCKLGVKQSEFIVSGEISSMLRLLSVKNQLIVALQSIEQQLSPFHEQDPEQRSWGSAEAHQKCAEQAADCKQLLDRVMHLESENELKMTHRRDQIAQQLQAAQSSASARRAYQVHHARPQRLGVSFDDALSCPTEQPHLDLQTGP, from the coding sequence GTGACGGATTTATCAACGGTCAAATTGGCAGAACTTGTCAGCAAGCGACACGCTTGTCTGATGCAACTGTGCAAGTTAGGCGTTAAGCAGTCCGAGTTTATTGTCTCGGGTGAAATAAGTTCCATGTTGCGACTGTTGTCAGTGAAGAACCAGTTGATCGTTGCGTTGCAAAGTATTGAACAACAGTTGTCTCCATTTCACGAACAAGATCCCGAACAACGGTCGTGGGGGTCTGCCGAGGCACATCAGAAGTGCGCCGAGCAAGCCGCTGACTGCAAGCAATTGCTAGATAGAGTAATGCATTTGGAGAGTGAAAATGAGTTGAAAATGACTCACCGCCGTGACCAGATTGCTCAGCAACTACAGGCAGCTCAGTCATCTGCGTCGGCTCGGCGGGCTTATCAGGTACATCACGCTAGGCCACAGAGGCTAGGAGTATCCTTCGATGATGCTCTAAGTTGTCCAACAGAACAGCCTCATTTAGATCTGCAAACAGGACCCTAA
- a CDS encoding tetratricopeptide repeat protein, with translation MSDTTPTTKEKSSPDEAAAPTLRAKISSLVNWSGAGRLHKLLLGTAAAIGLVGLFAFWSYLGHVTVVDVPVITLDMAWEALDQQKYEEARNIIVEIQRNPKDLEDFGSYLYILGAVKSYQADKEWSDDRKRATHLIAARYLQKARDLGVPEDREGQLIYLLGQSLVYGNQSREGIAILQEALKELSDPPIQLRRLLVEAYLNLPNPKLHEALEHNRFLISEPSLATSERAEALLTQSHILINLGNLEKAKLLLETLNSDEGLQAAKRTLSGRLALAQARISEPNSAERSSLLENALQDFREALRQDKVHGKVRRQAMVFVGECYELKNDLAAAIVEYENIGNSYGDTAESIVATLEKARLLQQTERPDKALVAYRAVLESVGEPVTYVNSLLPLAQLRRNLLQAHSRFVEDRNFEQALALVDHLTSLFEPTTVTELRGITHVVWGEASLDEASKAQRRRSTESLETEGRYHFRAAGRAFQSLAEMRFATSHYTNDLWKAAENYYRGHSYTQTALVLDEYLHHEARTRRALALLRYGQSQLAAGETAKAITALEECIEMHPRDASVYAARVACAQAFLSVDQPDKAEALLVTNITGDTLRPESPEWRESLFLLGTHLHDSGKYDESIKVLEEAVARYPMAPQALVARYTIARSFHSASEEPAKKAREAKTENERQKNRKSRDQNLESALENYLDVQRKITLGGHADDSPMNKALLRNCYMMQGSVLFELRRYEEARKAYANVSTLYQHEPFVLESFVHIANCWHRLNQPLNARQTIAQAKLVLERLQTGIDFKQTTNFSRQQWELLLNEMAQW, from the coding sequence TTGTCCGACACGACACCTACAACCAAGGAAAAGTCATCGCCAGATGAAGCTGCTGCGCCCACTCTCCGCGCCAAGATATCTAGTCTCGTGAATTGGTCAGGCGCTGGCAGACTCCATAAGTTGCTGCTTGGCACGGCTGCAGCAATCGGGCTCGTAGGACTATTTGCTTTTTGGAGCTATCTGGGACATGTAACAGTTGTCGATGTGCCGGTCATCACCCTCGACATGGCTTGGGAAGCACTTGACCAGCAAAAATACGAAGAGGCACGCAATATCATCGTTGAGATCCAGAGGAACCCAAAGGATCTCGAAGACTTTGGAAGCTATCTGTACATACTGGGGGCAGTAAAATCCTACCAGGCAGACAAGGAATGGTCAGATGATCGTAAGCGGGCAACGCACCTCATTGCGGCTCGCTATCTACAAAAGGCGCGTGACCTAGGAGTGCCGGAGGACCGCGAGGGGCAACTGATCTATCTACTTGGACAAAGTCTTGTCTATGGAAACCAATCTCGGGAGGGAATCGCGATCCTCCAAGAAGCCCTCAAGGAACTCTCGGATCCACCTATTCAATTGCGCCGCCTGCTGGTTGAGGCGTACTTGAACCTGCCTAATCCAAAATTACACGAAGCACTGGAACACAATCGATTTTTGATTTCTGAACCCTCGCTGGCAACCTCTGAGCGAGCAGAAGCTCTACTTACTCAATCGCATATTCTCATAAATCTTGGCAATCTTGAAAAAGCCAAACTGCTGCTGGAGACTCTTAATAGTGATGAAGGACTGCAGGCAGCCAAAAGGACGCTATCGGGTCGCCTTGCACTGGCACAAGCGAGGATATCTGAACCAAACTCAGCCGAGCGTAGTTCTCTTTTAGAAAACGCTCTTCAGGATTTCCGTGAAGCACTAAGGCAAGATAAGGTCCACGGCAAAGTCAGACGGCAGGCTATGGTATTCGTTGGAGAATGTTACGAATTGAAAAACGATCTTGCTGCTGCAATCGTCGAGTACGAAAACATTGGGAACAGTTACGGGGATACGGCAGAGAGCATTGTAGCGACTTTGGAAAAAGCACGTTTGCTGCAGCAAACAGAACGCCCCGATAAGGCACTCGTCGCCTACCGTGCTGTACTTGAGTCTGTCGGAGAACCGGTTACCTATGTGAATTCGCTTTTGCCTTTGGCACAGCTTCGAAGAAACCTCCTCCAAGCCCACTCTCGTTTTGTGGAGGATCGGAATTTCGAGCAGGCGCTTGCACTAGTGGATCACTTAACATCACTTTTTGAACCAACTACGGTGACCGAGTTACGTGGGATAACCCACGTTGTCTGGGGGGAAGCCAGTCTAGACGAGGCTTCCAAAGCACAACGTCGTCGCTCCACTGAATCGCTGGAAACTGAAGGTCGCTACCACTTTCGAGCTGCAGGCAGAGCTTTCCAGTCACTTGCTGAAATGCGTTTCGCAACCAGTCACTATACCAACGATCTTTGGAAGGCGGCAGAGAACTACTATCGAGGACATAGCTATACTCAGACAGCCCTTGTGCTTGATGAGTATCTGCATCACGAGGCTCGTACACGTCGTGCACTGGCGTTGCTGCGTTATGGCCAATCACAACTAGCGGCAGGTGAAACTGCAAAAGCCATCACAGCCCTTGAAGAATGTATCGAGATGCACCCTCGAGACGCCAGTGTTTATGCTGCCCGTGTGGCATGTGCTCAGGCATTTCTCTCGGTGGATCAACCCGACAAGGCAGAGGCCCTCTTAGTAACCAATATCACTGGGGATACTCTACGTCCGGAAAGTCCTGAATGGCGAGAGTCTTTATTTCTTTTGGGAACCCATTTGCATGATTCTGGGAAATACGACGAATCGATCAAAGTCTTGGAGGAGGCAGTGGCCCGCTATCCGATGGCTCCGCAAGCCTTAGTAGCTCGGTATACGATCGCTCGTTCGTTTCACAGTGCGTCAGAAGAACCGGCAAAAAAAGCTCGTGAAGCCAAAACGGAGAACGAGCGACAAAAGAACCGCAAGTCACGAGATCAGAATCTTGAATCGGCGTTGGAGAACTATCTCGACGTGCAACGAAAGATCACCCTGGGAGGGCATGCAGATGATTCCCCCATGAACAAGGCGCTGCTGCGTAATTGCTACATGATGCAAGGCTCGGTCCTTTTCGAATTGCGTCGTTATGAAGAGGCTCGGAAAGCGTATGCGAATGTCTCGACTCTCTATCAGCATGAGCCCTTTGTGCTGGAGAGCTTCGTTCACATTGCCAATTGCTGGCATCGATTGAACCAACCACTCAATGCCCGCCAGACGATTGCTCAAGCCAAATTAGTTCTGGAGCGTTTGCAGACAGGGATTGATTTCAAGCAAACAACCAACTTCAGTAGACAGCAATGGGAACTCTTGTTGAACGAGATGGCTCAATGGTAA
- a CDS encoding alpha/beta hydrolase codes for MIRTLLPPQPSLLPATHTSFTAWPKKRKRSTPLRRRATSIPHCLYAPINYEAGYAYPLIVWLHGPNSSEGELRQVMPLLNSRNYVGVSPRGTLRTCKEERRFGWEQSASAIAESCHRTRQCIEIAQNQFNVHDNRIFVAGYGVGGSMALRVGLEHPELFAGAISLGGRVPRGGHAFRRLNAARSLPLMMSVSPKEGEFTREQVMDDLRLLHSGGFSVSLNLYPDGDSLTDVMLADVNNWVMGLACPSTVVA; via the coding sequence ATGATCCGAACGCTGTTACCTCCCCAGCCTTCTCTTCTCCCTGCTACCCACACTAGCTTCACTGCATGGCCTAAAAAAAGAAAACGTTCTACTCCCCTCAGGCGACGAGCCACTTCAATTCCGCATTGCCTCTATGCACCTATCAACTATGAGGCTGGCTACGCGTATCCTCTGATTGTGTGGTTGCATGGCCCCAACAGCAGTGAAGGCGAACTTCGCCAGGTCATGCCCCTACTGAATTCAAGAAATTACGTCGGGGTATCGCCGCGAGGCACGCTTCGAACCTGCAAGGAAGAACGGCGATTTGGGTGGGAACAGTCAGCTTCTGCTATAGCTGAATCTTGCCATCGTACGCGGCAGTGCATTGAGATCGCGCAAAATCAGTTTAATGTTCATGACAATCGCATCTTTGTTGCCGGCTATGGTGTCGGAGGCTCGATGGCCCTGCGAGTTGGTTTGGAGCATCCAGAACTATTCGCCGGAGCAATTTCTTTGGGAGGTCGTGTACCTCGAGGTGGTCATGCGTTTCGCCGTCTCAATGCAGCACGGAGCTTACCTCTGATGATGTCGGTTTCGCCGAAGGAAGGCGAATTCACCAGAGAGCAAGTAATGGACGACCTCCGCTTGCTGCACAGTGGGGGCTTCTCCGTCTCGCTAAACCTCTATCCAGATGGGGATAGCTTGACAGATGTAATGCTCGCAGATGTCAACAATTGGGTGATGGGGCTCGCCTGTCCTAGCACGGTTGTTGCTTGA
- the mdh gene encoding malate dehydrogenase has protein sequence MRRAKISIIGAGNVGATTAHWCAAAELGDIVLVDIPQTEDMPKGKALDLMQASPVMGFDSNIVGTTSYEDTAGSDVVVITAGIPRKPGMSRDDLLATNAKIMASVCEQIKKSSPDCIVIVVSNPLDAMVQRALQVTGFEPCRVLGQAGVLDTARYRTFLAMELGVSVEDVSALLMGGHGDTMVPIPSCTSVGGIPVLQLIDPARLEEIVDRTRKGGAEIVSLLKTGSAYYAPAAATTQMVEAVVRDKKRLIPCAAYCEEEYGVGGFYVGVPVILGSNGVEKIVELTLTVEEKAAFQKSVDAVKELVETMAKLG, from the coding sequence ATGCGGCGTGCGAAGATCAGCATAATCGGGGCGGGGAATGTTGGGGCCACCACGGCCCATTGGTGTGCGGCGGCAGAGCTGGGGGACATCGTCCTGGTGGACATCCCGCAAACCGAGGACATGCCCAAAGGAAAGGCCCTCGATTTAATGCAGGCATCGCCAGTCATGGGGTTCGACTCCAATATCGTTGGCACGACGAGCTATGAAGATACTGCTGGCAGCGACGTGGTGGTGATCACTGCTGGCATTCCTCGCAAGCCGGGGATGAGCCGCGACGACCTGCTAGCGACCAACGCCAAAATCATGGCTAGCGTCTGCGAGCAGATTAAGAAGTCTAGCCCAGACTGCATTGTGATCGTGGTGAGCAACCCGCTCGATGCAATGGTCCAGCGAGCCTTGCAGGTTACCGGCTTTGAGCCTTGTCGTGTACTTGGACAAGCAGGAGTCTTGGACACGGCCCGCTATCGCACATTCCTGGCTATGGAGTTGGGAGTGAGTGTCGAAGACGTTTCGGCACTCTTGATGGGGGGCCATGGTGACACGATGGTACCGATTCCAAGTTGTACTTCCGTGGGTGGGATCCCCGTATTGCAGTTGATCGATCCAGCACGACTCGAAGAGATAGTTGATCGCACTCGAAAAGGTGGAGCAGAAATCGTGAGTCTCTTGAAGACGGGCAGTGCCTATTACGCCCCTGCTGCTGCTACTACGCAAATGGTCGAAGCCGTGGTGCGCGACAAGAAGCGATTGATTCCATGTGCGGCCTACTGTGAAGAAGAATACGGCGTGGGAGGATTCTACGTCGGAGTGCCTGTGATTCTCGGATCCAACGGTGTTGAGAAGATTGTTGAACTGACGCTAACTGTCGAGGAAAAAGCAGCCTTCCAGAAAAGTGTGGACGCTGTGAAAGAGCTAGTGGAGACGATGGCCAAACTCGGCTGA
- the flhA gene encoding flagellar biosynthesis protein FlhA, with translation MADGASGAAGIARRCQDLVLPIAMITSVLVILVPLPPALLDVLLAGNITVSVIVLLTTVYVKSPLEFSIFPSLLLATTLARLVLNVATTRLILTRAAVDGENAAGGVITAFANFVAGEGNIVVGLIIFIIIVVIQFVVITKGATRISEVAARFSLDGMPGKQMAIDADLNAGIIDEHEAQRRRTEITQQADFYGAMDGASKFVRGDAIAGIIITVINVLGGLIIGVAEHGMPLMEAGSLFTRLTIGDGLVSQVPAFLISLAAALLITRSTRSSNLPQEFIQQIFSRPQALAVAAGFLAVLVMTDLPRTPLMVMCAACLGMARVLTQAETRKKTDEATEARQQKPPVEDRIEDYLAVDPMEVEVGVGLIRLADPKRGGDLLERIQRVRQSIAAEIGVIMPKIRIRDNMRLEPNEYRIKIADMPVAHDRLEPGYLLAIDSGMTTGKIDGIDTKDPAFGTEAKWIQTSMQENAELLGYTVVEPGAVLATHLTEVCRRHADEILTRDSAKHLVDELKQTQPAVVEELIPNTMSLAEVQSVLQLLLREQVPIRQLALILETLGDYAPRTKDPVLLTEYVRHRLARQICTRYRNEQGELYVIALDPAMEDRIRAGFEHNERGLFIRMSPQAIEATCNSIAEQITKLITANHTPIVLVSPQIRAALKQITENHLSQLVVLSFNEITRDTQIVTLGLASDN, from the coding sequence ATGGCTGATGGCGCGTCTGGCGCTGCGGGTATTGCCCGTCGTTGCCAAGATCTCGTTTTGCCGATTGCCATGATTACCAGCGTGCTGGTGATCCTGGTGCCGTTGCCTCCCGCGCTGTTGGATGTGCTTCTAGCTGGCAATATCACCGTCTCGGTGATTGTGCTGCTTACGACAGTCTATGTGAAGTCGCCACTGGAATTCAGCATCTTTCCTTCCCTGCTGTTGGCCACCACGCTGGCGCGACTCGTCTTGAATGTAGCCACGACTAGGCTGATTCTCACTCGAGCGGCCGTCGATGGGGAGAACGCGGCGGGAGGGGTGATTACCGCATTTGCGAATTTTGTGGCCGGTGAGGGAAACATAGTCGTCGGGTTGATCATTTTCATCATTATTGTGGTGATCCAGTTTGTCGTAATCACCAAAGGTGCTACCCGAATCAGCGAAGTCGCCGCTCGATTCTCATTGGATGGCATGCCAGGCAAACAGATGGCAATTGATGCCGACTTGAATGCGGGAATTATCGACGAACACGAAGCTCAGCGCCGACGCACAGAAATCACCCAGCAGGCCGACTTTTATGGAGCCATGGATGGTGCCAGTAAATTCGTCCGTGGCGATGCGATCGCTGGCATCATCATCACCGTGATCAACGTTCTGGGCGGGTTGATTATCGGTGTGGCCGAGCATGGGATGCCGTTGATGGAGGCAGGTTCCCTCTTTACTCGTCTTACCATTGGCGATGGTCTCGTAAGCCAGGTCCCTGCATTTCTCATCTCTTTGGCTGCTGCATTGCTCATCACTCGCAGCACTCGCAGCAGCAATCTGCCTCAAGAGTTTATCCAGCAGATATTTTCGCGTCCGCAAGCCTTGGCCGTGGCGGCCGGGTTTCTTGCTGTGTTGGTTATGACTGATCTTCCCCGTACGCCGCTGATGGTGATGTGTGCAGCTTGTCTGGGGATGGCCCGCGTATTGACCCAGGCAGAAACACGTAAGAAAACCGACGAGGCCACGGAAGCAAGACAACAGAAGCCGCCTGTCGAAGATCGGATTGAAGACTATCTCGCCGTCGACCCAATGGAAGTCGAGGTGGGCGTGGGATTGATCCGTCTAGCCGATCCCAAACGAGGTGGTGATTTGCTCGAACGCATCCAACGCGTGCGGCAAAGTATCGCCGCGGAGATTGGCGTCATCATGCCCAAGATACGGATTCGCGATAATATGCGGCTCGAGCCAAACGAGTATCGCATCAAGATTGCCGATATGCCCGTCGCGCACGATCGGCTGGAACCGGGCTACCTATTGGCCATCGACTCAGGAATGACCACCGGGAAGATCGACGGCATCGACACCAAGGACCCCGCCTTCGGCACCGAAGCCAAGTGGATTCAAACATCCATGCAAGAAAATGCCGAGTTACTGGGCTACACCGTCGTGGAACCGGGGGCCGTCTTAGCCACCCATCTGACTGAAGTCTGCCGGCGTCATGCCGACGAGATTCTCACTCGCGATTCGGCCAAGCACCTAGTTGACGAACTCAAGCAAACCCAACCGGCTGTCGTCGAAGAATTGATTCCCAATACGATGTCGCTGGCCGAAGTGCAAAGTGTGTTGCAACTGCTGCTGCGTGAGCAAGTCCCCATTCGACAACTCGCACTCATTTTGGAAACCTTGGGGGACTACGCTCCGAGGACCAAGGATCCCGTGTTGCTCACTGAGTATGTCCGCCATCGCTTGGCGCGCCAGATATGTACGCGCTATCGCAACGAGCAAGGAGAACTCTATGTGATCGCCCTCGATCCGGCCATGGAAGACCGTATTCGTGCTGGGTTCGAACATAATGAGCGGGGATTGTTCATCCGCATGTCGCCGCAAGCAATCGAAGCGACATGCAACTCGATTGCCGAGCAGATCACCAAACTAATCACAGCCAATCATACTCCTATTGTGCTAGTCAGCCCACAAATCCGGGCTGCACTCAAGCAAATCACCGAAAACCACCTGAGCCAACTCGTGGTTCTCAGCTTTAACGAAATTACCAGAGACACACAGATAGTGACACTGGGATTAGCAAGCGACAATTAA
- the flhF gene encoding flagellar biosynthesis protein FlhF yields the protein MNISTFRAKSMQQALDMIRRELGPDATVLHTRECHASLLGRIFLGRHFEVAASKDANVPARMVVTEEAAAASTSKPASNILAGDDFDYRNRYRNDFLADSGTEIDELQFMSQHLRQQSADSAIHKLPEALFEVYTDLIESDVEERVAQQLLHHLRANETVDLHDAFALRAELMRKIESEIEVTGPLQVTSGAGKVIALVGPTGVGKTTTIAKLAANFRLRENKSVGLITVDTYRIAAVEQLRTYADIIDLPMEVVSTPREMREAVARMKSMDLILMDTAGRSPRDQVRIQELKSILSEANPDEVFVVLSAVSGAKSLTTTAEKFASVGTTGIVVTKLDEAMALGNLLSIGQVSRLPISYVTDGQNVPDDIQVANSRKLAELILGIKN from the coding sequence ATGAACATCTCCACATTTCGCGCGAAATCGATGCAACAAGCCCTAGACATGATCCGTCGTGAGTTGGGGCCAGACGCTACGGTCCTGCACACGAGAGAGTGTCATGCCAGCCTGTTGGGTCGAATCTTTCTTGGCAGACATTTTGAGGTCGCGGCGTCTAAGGATGCTAATGTCCCGGCTAGGATGGTGGTCACCGAAGAAGCCGCGGCAGCTTCTACGTCGAAACCTGCTTCAAATATTTTAGCGGGAGATGACTTCGATTACCGAAATCGCTACCGCAACGACTTTCTTGCGGATTCCGGCACGGAAATAGATGAGCTGCAGTTCATGTCGCAACATCTCAGGCAGCAGTCTGCTGACTCGGCCATTCATAAACTTCCTGAGGCATTGTTCGAGGTTTACACCGACCTGATCGAATCCGACGTGGAAGAACGTGTTGCCCAGCAGCTGCTCCACCATTTGCGCGCCAATGAGACTGTCGACTTGCACGATGCGTTTGCGTTGCGGGCTGAGCTCATGCGCAAGATCGAAAGCGAGATCGAAGTAACGGGACCTCTGCAAGTAACATCCGGTGCAGGCAAAGTAATCGCATTAGTTGGCCCCACGGGAGTGGGCAAGACCACGACAATCGCGAAGTTGGCGGCCAATTTTCGCCTACGTGAGAACAAGTCGGTCGGCTTGATCACCGTCGATACTTATAGGATCGCCGCAGTCGAACAGCTTCGTACCTACGCCGACATCATCGACTTGCCTATGGAAGTGGTGAGCACACCACGGGAAATGCGCGAGGCGGTCGCGAGAATGAAATCCATGGATTTGATTCTGATGGATACTGCGGGACGTAGCCCTCGTGATCAAGTCAGGATTCAAGAACTGAAATCCATCCTCTCGGAGGCCAACCCCGACGAAGTTTTTGTGGTTCTCAGCGCTGTCAGTGGAGCCAAAAGTCTGACGACAACGGCTGAGAAATTTGCTTCTGTTGGTACCACAGGTATCGTTGTTACAAAACTCGACGAGGCCATGGCCTTGGGAAATCTACTCTCCATAGGCCAGGTTAGTCGCCTCCCCATAAGCTACGTGACCGACGGCCAGAACGTCCCCGACGACATCCAGGTCGCCAATTCACGCAAGTTGGCGGAGTTGATCTTAGGAATCAAGAATTAA
- a CDS encoding AAA family ATPase has translation MLDQADKLRMLVRETVKEHAILQPGIPLVAVSGAQRGVGATTVAQYLAQELAQLGKRVVLVDANLLAPRLTASMKPSRSGSLSEVLNGHRSVAEVLEQIGEGIQLLSGIDVDGEVPEMNLRALKRLLTDLRSLRNDADIILIDTGEGMTPWIEKFWTAALQILLVTTVQSSSVMDSYAAVKLAPWGDVDGKLRLVVNQCNDVDLGMRASDSFASTCRRFLGMRLLGDAAVLASDKQLHAGAETLSHRSPLRRSVRLLAADLLSQAYLIQGRNTQPRSKSLPSESQAASLFTETEQRVSIAASR, from the coding sequence ATGCTTGATCAAGCCGACAAACTGAGAATGCTCGTTCGTGAAACCGTCAAGGAGCATGCTATCCTTCAACCGGGGATTCCTCTGGTAGCTGTGAGCGGCGCACAACGCGGAGTTGGTGCGACCACTGTCGCCCAATATCTTGCGCAGGAACTTGCTCAACTCGGCAAACGTGTCGTCTTGGTCGATGCCAATCTGCTTGCTCCGAGATTGACCGCCAGCATGAAGCCATCTCGCAGTGGTTCTCTTTCCGAAGTCCTAAACGGCCACCGCTCAGTGGCTGAAGTACTCGAACAAATTGGTGAAGGGATCCAGCTCTTGTCTGGCATCGATGTTGATGGAGAAGTCCCCGAAATGAATCTTCGCGCACTGAAGCGCCTTTTGACGGACCTGCGATCACTAAGAAATGATGCCGATATCATCTTGATTGACACTGGTGAGGGGATGACTCCCTGGATTGAAAAATTCTGGACCGCTGCCTTGCAGATATTGCTGGTAACCACGGTGCAGTCCTCTTCGGTAATGGACAGTTACGCTGCCGTAAAACTTGCCCCTTGGGGAGACGTGGACGGCAAACTTCGCCTGGTGGTCAACCAATGTAACGATGTAGATTTGGGCATGCGCGCAAGCGATAGCTTTGCGTCAACTTGCCGGCGATTCTTGGGAATGCGTTTGCTTGGCGACGCGGCAGTGCTAGCTTCTGACAAACAACTCCACGCTGGGGCAGAAACACTCAGTCATCGCTCTCCGTTGCGTCGATCCGTGCGCTTGCTCGCCGCCGACCTGCTCTCACAAGCTTATTTGATCCAAGGGCGCAACACGCAACCACGAAGTAAGTCCCTTCCGAGCGAGTCGCAAGCAGCTTCGCTTTTCACAGAAACCGAACAAAGAGTCTCCATTGCCGCGAGTCGCTAG
- a CDS encoding FliA/WhiG family RNA polymerase sigma factor → MTTATVAPVDEIAEVWHQYKNDPSSRDLRNRLVERYLPLVKYNGERIWSRLPDGVELDDLISAGVFGLMDAIKAFDMSRGVKFETYCVPRIRGAMLDELRSMDWVPRLVRSKASKLSAAVKALEAQHGRQPTEIELAEKMEISVQELEKMMSEANAVGLISLNKKWYETDSYKDVREIDILEDKKGEDPTRRIQKSDLMRLVTKGLNRNERLIIILYYYEEMTMKEIGSTLDLSESRVSQMHSAIVQRLQNQLGRRRPEFGT, encoded by the coding sequence ATGACAACAGCGACTGTCGCACCTGTAGATGAAATCGCCGAAGTTTGGCATCAGTATAAGAATGATCCCAGCAGTCGTGACTTACGCAATCGACTCGTTGAGCGTTATCTGCCGTTGGTGAAATACAATGGAGAACGCATCTGGTCGCGGCTCCCGGATGGGGTGGAACTCGATGATCTCATCTCGGCCGGTGTCTTCGGTTTGATGGACGCCATCAAGGCCTTTGACATGAGTCGCGGTGTTAAGTTCGAAACCTACTGTGTTCCTCGCATCCGTGGTGCCATGCTCGACGAACTGCGAAGCATGGACTGGGTTCCTCGCTTGGTCCGTTCTAAGGCGAGCAAACTCAGCGCGGCCGTCAAAGCACTCGAAGCGCAGCACGGCCGGCAGCCGACAGAGATCGAACTCGCCGAGAAGATGGAAATCTCCGTTCAGGAGCTCGAAAAGATGATGTCCGAGGCCAACGCCGTCGGCCTCATCAGTCTCAACAAAAAATGGTACGAGACCGACAGCTACAAGGATGTCCGCGAAATCGACATCCTGGAAGACAAAAAGGGCGAAGATCCCACACGTCGAATTCAGAAATCCGACCTCATGCGGCTAGTCACCAAGGGACTTAATCGCAACGAGCGCCTCATCATCATTCTCTACTACTACGAAGAAATGACGATGAAGGAAATCGGCTCAACTCTCGACCTGAGTGAAAGTCGGGTGAGCCAAATGCACAGCGCGATCGTGCAGCGGTTGCAAAACCAGTTAGGAAGACGCCGACCGGAATTCGGCACCTAA
- a CDS encoding sigma-70 family RNA polymerase sigma factor: MAARCPDDTSQLLARVAKGDSLATDQLLDRHRGRLVAMIKLRMDGRLTARFDPSDVVQDSLTEAHGKLTNYARSQPIPFYPWLRGIAWQRLIQLQRQHLYAKRRSVSREEHSHQLADKSAELLAERLPMPATHASGHAIRKEIQARVHAAIQQLPEISREIIILRHLEEMSFNEITDVLKMSEDAIYSRYRRAIEKLSRSLAKHDD; the protein is encoded by the coding sequence ATGGCAGCCCGTTGCCCAGACGATACTTCTCAGCTCTTGGCTCGTGTGGCTAAAGGTGATTCCCTGGCGACCGATCAACTATTGGATCGCCACCGTGGCCGTCTGGTTGCAATGATTAAATTGCGCATGGATGGCCGGCTGACTGCGAGATTCGATCCTTCTGATGTGGTTCAAGACTCACTCACTGAGGCTCACGGTAAGTTGACTAACTATGCACGATCACAACCTATTCCTTTCTATCCTTGGCTACGCGGAATTGCCTGGCAGCGGCTTATCCAGCTCCAACGTCAGCACTTATATGCAAAACGTCGCTCAGTCAGTCGGGAAGAGCACTCTCACCAGCTCGCCGATAAATCGGCAGAGTTGCTCGCCGAGAGATTGCCAATGCCCGCGACGCATGCTAGTGGTCATGCTATTCGCAAGGAAATACAAGCTCGAGTTCATGCAGCTATTCAGCAATTACCTGAAATCTCTCGTGAAATAATCATACTACGTCACTTGGAAGAGATGTCGTTTAATGAGATTACCGACGTTCTGAAAATGAGCGAAGATGCGATCTATTCACGCTATCGACGTGCAATTGAGAAATTAAGTCGCAGCTTGGCTAAACATGACGACTAG